One region of Sulfolobales archaeon genomic DNA includes:
- a CDS encoding FAD-dependent oxidoreductase, with protein MGERVFDIVVIGAGILGASIAFWLSEYLDARIAIIDREREPALHASSRNTGVIHRPFHLDPRRRRLSAWASNESYVFWKTFSRIYGLPWNQVGTLKVAVEDEDLSELDKYIRWGEENGMDRREMELLGSEEVSRIEPEVRCKGALLINSEASVDYGAYAKKLVELSISNGARFLGSSRVIRVSETDGVEIQIASGDRVYSVRSKLMINAAGGESLDLAKQIGLGREYSVLYFRGDYWRVDPSSGLRIRRNIYSVPRHKGFPFLDPHYIVRHNWQSDVGPNAVPVLSPYAYRGLATSPRDIRLFLFRKPITPKLRLLYSREFLSLAIAEWRSSISKRAMAYRVARFIPRLKPSMLIERIPGGIRSQVIGSEGLVSDPIVLMGGRSIHIANYNSPGATGAPAFSAYIYRLAEEKGYLEGFRRRTPRHGDLVRLLNWDEIPL; from the coding sequence TTGGGTGAGAGGGTTTTCGATATAGTGGTTATTGGCGCAGGGATCCTAGGTGCCTCGATAGCCTTCTGGCTCTCAGAATATCTAGATGCTAGAATAGCTATTATAGATAGGGAGCGGGAGCCAGCTCTACATGCTAGCTCGAGGAATACCGGTGTGATACATAGGCCATTCCACCTAGATCCTAGGAGGAGGAGGCTCTCCGCCTGGGCCTCGAATGAATCGTATGTTTTTTGGAAGACCTTCTCGAGGATCTATGGTCTTCCGTGGAACCAGGTTGGAACCCTAAAGGTGGCGGTTGAGGATGAAGATCTCTCGGAGCTTGATAAGTACATCAGATGGGGTGAGGAGAATGGTATGGATAGGAGGGAGATGGAGCTTCTAGGGTCTGAAGAGGTTTCGAGGATAGAGCCTGAGGTGAGGTGTAAGGGGGCCCTTTTAATAAATAGCGAGGCATCTGTGGATTACGGGGCATATGCTAAGAAGCTTGTGGAGCTCAGCATCTCTAATGGTGCTAGATTCCTCGGCAGCTCCAGGGTTATAAGGGTATCTGAGACAGACGGTGTAGAGATCCAAATAGCCTCTGGGGATAGGGTTTATAGTGTGAGGAGCAAACTAATGATCAACGCTGCCGGCGGCGAATCACTAGATTTAGCAAAACAGATAGGCCTTGGAAGAGAATATTCAGTGCTATATTTCAGAGGTGATTACTGGCGTGTAGATCCCTCCTCAGGGCTTAGGATTAGGAGGAACATCTATAGCGTTCCGAGGCATAAGGGCTTCCCATTCCTAGATCCCCATTATATAGTGAGGCATAACTGGCAAAGCGATGTCGGCCCAAACGCGGTGCCTGTTCTAAGCCCCTACGCATATAGAGGGCTGGCCACAAGCCCCAGGGATATCCGGTTGTTTCTATTTAGAAAACCCATCACACCCAAGCTAAGGCTTCTATATAGCAGAGAGTTCCTATCACTTGCTATTGCCGAGTGGAGGAGCAGTATATCGAAAAGGGCTATGGCATATAGAGTTGCGAGGTTCATCCCAAGACTTAAACCCTCAATGCTTATAGAGAGGATCCCAGGGGGTATAAGAAGCCAGGTAATAGGCTCTGAAGGCTTGGTATCGGATCCCATAGTGTTGATGGGGGGTAGAAGCATTCATATAGCTAACTACAACTCGCCAGGGGCCACTGGGGCTCCCGCGTTCTCAGCATATATATATAGATTAGCAGAGGAAAAGGGATATCTAGAGGGCTTTAGAAGAAGAACACCTAGACATGGGGATCTAGTAAGGCTATTGAACTGGGATGAAATTCCGCTCTAA
- a CDS encoding amidohydrolase family protein: MRIAIWAGAVVRGGEPEIVRERTIFIEEGVIAGIYNGYAVDSSVDMVIDLREGIALPPLVNLHAHTADMGFMELASDLDIDSIVGEPYGAKYIALRARWKEIPRYILRFLETQIEAGVGYVADFREGGEEGVLQGLEGSKGFEGVYIPMAMPLSIGSESLGREVENLLRITRWIGVSSPHYYGEDQLRVIDDIAKRLGGYIASHIAETEETRGEGDYEMIRGLERLRLVIHGVYLGYEELSELASRDVGLAICPRSNMWFSRPPSIKKILDSGIKFGIGSDNGGWVKPDLWRDMEALILIARQQGIDIDPMRIIRAATIEGGEILGYRNYIEEGVEANIIGIKSPWIDLRYVANIPYAIIKRGGPESIRISIIGGKPIRIDKEVIYTHR, encoded by the coding sequence TTGAGAATAGCGATATGGGCTGGAGCAGTGGTTAGAGGTGGTGAGCCTGAGATAGTGCGTGAGAGGACAATATTTATTGAGGAGGGGGTTATAGCGGGGATATACAATGGCTATGCGGTGGATAGTAGTGTTGACATGGTTATAGATCTTAGGGAGGGAATAGCCCTCCCACCCCTTGTAAATCTCCACGCCCACACAGCTGACATGGGGTTTATGGAGCTAGCATCTGATCTAGATATAGATAGTATTGTTGGAGAGCCATATGGCGCTAAGTATATAGCTTTGAGGGCTAGGTGGAAGGAGATCCCTAGGTATATATTGAGGTTTCTAGAGACACAGATAGAGGCTGGCGTGGGGTATGTTGCGGACTTCAGAGAAGGGGGTGAGGAGGGTGTTTTACAGGGGCTCGAGGGTAGCAAGGGTTTCGAGGGGGTATATATACCTATGGCTATGCCTCTCAGCATCGGCTCCGAATCGCTTGGAAGAGAGGTCGAGAATCTTCTGAGGATAACAAGGTGGATAGGGGTTTCATCACCCCACTACTATGGAGAGGATCAGCTTAGGGTTATAGATGATATTGCAAAGAGGCTCGGAGGATATATAGCATCGCATATAGCAGAAACCGAGGAGACGAGGGGCGAGGGTGATTATGAGATGATAAGGGGTCTTGAGAGGCTGAGACTAGTGATCCACGGGGTCTATCTAGGCTATGAGGAGCTCTCAGAGCTGGCATCGAGGGACGTGGGCCTCGCTATATGTCCTAGGAGCAACATGTGGTTCTCAAGACCGCCAAGCATTAAGAAGATCCTGGACTCGGGGATCAAATTCGGGATCGGGAGTGATAATGGGGGATGGGTGAAACCAGATCTATGGCGTGATATGGAGGCGCTAATCCTTATAGCAAGGCAGCAGGGGATAGATATAGATCCCATGAGGATTATAAGAGCCGCAACCATAGAGGGGGGAGAGATCCTGGGGTATAGAAACTATATAGAAGAGGGTGTTGAGGCAAATATAATTGGTATTAAATCCCCCTGGATAGATCTTAGATACGTGGCTAACATACCCTATGCCATTATTAAAAGGGGAGGGCCTGAGAGCATTAGAATATCAATTATAGGGGGAAAACCCATTAGGATCGATAAGGAGGTGATATACACACACCGATAG